In Saccharomyces kudriavzevii IFO 1802 strain IFO1802 genome assembly, chromosome: 9, the following proteins share a genomic window:
- the VHR1 gene encoding Vhr1p (similar to Saccharomyces cerevisiae VHR2 (YER064C) and VHR1 (YIL056W); ancestral locus Anc_7.246), whose amino-acid sequence MNGPPTFTQYRINKFSGNGATHKIRELLNFNDEKKWKQFSSRRLELIDKFQLSQYKASEQDQNIKQIATILRTEFGYPVSCSKEFEKLVTAAVQSVRRNRKRSKKRYALSIANGTNSISSNSTSDDEISPSIYQHSHSEFLPSSNHTTDFQFSNKFQPLMSFQNNNETILPNVNDQNDPSPSLTSTQQKYNDIVTMLVHDLVTNVVPLSEQALKDPYTGPNLSHFATSSLGHQPNIATNMPIDSTVPFFLREKLLLQIQRSRTCQDISQAAGSIDLYANLEILGEMSIRMSIAFVIERFFSNLVSSSMKYITSKTCSPENLALLSQRLFGSATRHNLSHFPAAQVQLRLLYLVIGGIVKDFGFDPTLYPLSEIIHHIVMVQYPLASSCASASASTPHKRVKRSHPAVPSDVMTNNNTLSNRATLLTTLPMKPQSANKDVNRRVIIRFNDHEQAFTFHQLSNGPPTVSEILENCKNLFNIINKDKNFGILHNDNLLNDETLARIFDSFSTSEIHLVIKDISALPKQDAKIPVPITLPKMSCLGENPPIPSIPLVSPENDDSKKSSLTAFDNIINRISKSPMNEDNTNTTLNTSTNASTINTNNNDQNDSVPAPYVTKNKNSFQNGNLPQPVFQPLL is encoded by the coding sequence ATGAACGGTCCTCCAACTTTCACCCAGTATAGGATAAACAAGTTTTCTGGGAATGGAGCTACTCACAAGATTAGAGAATTGCTGAATTTCAACGAcgagaaaaaatggaaacaGTTTTCAAGCAGAAGACTGGAGCTGATAGATAAATTTCAACTAAGCCAATATAAGGCAAGCGAACAAGATCAAAACATAAAGCAGATTGCTACAATATTGAGAACCGAGTTCGGATACCCTGTAAGTTGCTCCAAAGAGTTCGAGAAGTTGGTTACCGCTGCTGTGCAATCCGTGagaagaaacagaaaacGGTCAAAAAAACGCTACGCTCTAAGCATAGCCAACGGTACCAACAGCATCTCGTCAAATTCCACTTCTGATGACGAGATCTCTCCGTCCATTTACCAACATTCCCATTCGGAATTCCTACCTTCTTCCAATCATACCAcagattttcaattttcgAACAAATTTCAACCTCTTATGAGTTTTCAGAACAACAACGAAACAATTCTGCCAAACGTGAACGACCAAAATGATCCGTCCCCATCGCTTACCTCGACCCAGCAAAAATATAACGATATAGTCACCATGCTGGTCCACGACCTCGTTACAAACGTTGTACCCCTGTCGGAACAGGCTCTCAAGGACCCATATACCGGCCCAAACTTGTCTCATTTTGCCACATCTTCACTCGGCCACCAACCCAACATTGCCACCAACATGCCGATAGATTCCACAGTGCCCTTTTTCCTGAGGGAAAAATTGCTGCTACAAATCCAAAGATCAAGAACTTGTCAAGACATTTCGCAGGCTGCAGGTTCCATCGACCTGTACGCGAATCTGGAGATCCTCGGTGAAATGTCCATCCGAATGTCCATCGCATTTGtcattgaaagatttttctCCAACTTGGTCTCTTCGTCGATGAAGTATATTACTTCCAAGACCTGCTCCCCTGAAAATTTGGCCCTACTGTCTCAAAGATTGTTCGGCTCTGCTACAAGACATAACTTATCTCATTTCCCTGCAGCCCAGGTACAATTGCGACTACTGTACCTGGTCATAGGTGGTATTGTTAAGGATTTCGGATTCGACCCGACTCTTTATCCCTTGAGCGAAATCATTCATCATATCGTCATGGTTCAATATCCTTTGGCCAGCTCCTGTGCGTCAGCTTCGGCATCCACACCTCACAAGAGAGTGAAGAGGAGCCATCCTGCCGTGCCAAGTGACGTGATGACGAATAATAACACTCTATCGAATAGAGCCACGTTATTAACCACACTACCGATGAAGCCTCAATCTGCAAATAAAGATGTTAATCGCAGAGTGATAATTAGATTCAATGATCATGAACAAGCGTTCACTTTCCATCAGTTGAGCAATGGCCCACCGACGGTTTCTGAGATTCTGGAAAATTGTAAGAATTTATTcaatattatcaacaaggacaaaaattttggcATCCTTCATAACGATAACCTATTAAACGATGAAACTTTGGCAAGAATATTTGATTCTTTTTCCACAAGTGAAATTCATCTTGTTATCAAAGACATTTCTGCTCTTCCAAAACAAGACGCTAAAATACCAGTGCCCATCACACTACCCAAAATGTCATGCCTGGGAGAAAACCCTCCCATACCTTCCATACCACTAGTGTCGCCCGAAAATGAcgattccaaaaaatcaagctTAACCGCCTTTGATAACATCATTAATAGAATATCCAAATCGCCAATGAATGAAGATAACACTAATACTACTCTGAATACCAGCACTAACGCCAGCACCATCAACACAAACAATAATGACCAAAATGATTCTGTACCCGCACCATACGTtacaaagaataaaaattcCTTTCAAAATGGGAACTTACCCCAGCCGGTTTTCCAGCCTTTACTGTAA
- the SKDI09G1080 gene encoding uncharacterized protein (similar to Saccharomyces cerevisiae YIL055C; ancestral locus Anc_7.245), translating into MTFEPHYSAKSAASASAFIARSANEIPSTNTNTPSKRRIYSHSKGTSIRIDNLPPGKTWAQVKYLVGGIIHHSNILQVKMLPPMTSMIPPFITFQSCIVILKSSVDKESLENLLLTLNTYQWDYHDLFVYLLPYTNDSLQVRYSEPNDNFNDVGSATDETNRSMSPRFVNRVSSVTPQPTSASTPSSQYFNFSPELGLRKNENITPLPTPVPMTVSVPALAPPPHGPFPTSMLPIMGAPPGALPNMQMPYQNTLPPSSAAAAGGPLASPTHYPRRRHFYHQNQSQFQKYMQSNLRNPDIGTCPHSSQQHHIPSRNNKMNPSYNEISALYNLNMASNTDGNNNNVTTDTNGGDRALEMKSGGSIPPSQTQINHKRLKHIFNEKSFRKQMTNRGMWQLKIINFPPYIPIEFLEKLSESDFNELVDQGKYTVVEIKEKGQLEKFGRLRWTVLKDFIKLKCPKLLRLQERQFLRQQDEVSLLNESMDTLKISEGDNSNGSSNSGAYMNGGSRSSINNTREFYVGVYEDHEEAALLKLELPDDQLKEFNEHLQNTSTLSGNASAPEENNDTKYFKVSTIVYNAIVGFHDKELSDLTFESLQDQEYSLGYKIHVMELPPFDEDEFENQQQHY; encoded by the coding sequence ATGACTTTCGAACCACACTACAGTGCTAAATCGGCCGCTTCTGCCAGTGCCTTTATTGCCCGTTCTGCAAATGAAATTCCATCGACGAACACAAATACTCCttcaaagagaagaatataTTCACACTCAAAGGGCACCTCCATAAGGATCGATAATCTCCCTCCGGGCAAGACCTGGGCTCAGGTCAAGTACTTGGTTGGAGGGATTATACACCATAGCAACATCTTACAGGTGAAAATGTTGCCTCCAATGACCTCTATGATTCCTCCCTTCATTACCTTCCAGAGTTGCATCgtcattttgaaaagctCCGTAGACAAAGAGTCCCTGGAAAACTTACTGCTCACTTTGAACACCTACCAATGGGACTATCACgatttgtttgtttatttgttgCCATACACTAATGATTCTTTGCAAGTGCGATATTCAGAGCCGAATGATAATTTCAACGACGTCGGGAGTGCTACTGATGAAACTAATAGATCGATGTCTCCCCGGTTTGTAAATCGCGTCTCATCCGTTACACCGCAACCAACCTCCGCTTCCACGCCATCTTCTcaatatttcaatttttcacctgAACTGGGCCTGCgaaagaatgaaaacataACGCCACTCCCCACGCCTGTTCCAATGACGGTCAGTGTACCGGCTCTTGCTCCCCCACCTCATGGACCATTCCCAACTTCAATGCTTCCTATCATGGGCGCTCCCCCAGGAGCGCTACCTAATATGCAAATGCCCTACCAAAACACACTACCCCCATCAAGTGCAGCGGCGGCCGGTGGTCCGCTTGCCTCTCCCACACATTATCCTCGTCGTCGGCATTTCTATCACCAGAATCAAAGtcagtttcaaaaatatatgCAGAGTAACCTCAGAAATCCCGATATTGGCACATGCCCCCATTCCTCTCAGCAACACCACATCCcttcaagaaataataagATGAACCCATCTTATAACGAAATATCTGCACTTTACAACTTGAACATGGCATCGAATACCGAtggcaacaacaataatgtTACCACTGATACGAATGGCGGTGACCGCGCCCTTGAAATGAAGAGTGGCGGATCCATTCCTCCTTCACAAACGCAAATCAACCACAAAAGACTAAAGcatattttcaatgagAAAAGCTTTAGGAAGCAAATGACAAATAGAGGTATGTGGCAGTTAAAAATCATAAATTTTCCTCCCTATATACCTATAGAATTcttagaaaaattatctgAGTCtgatttcaatgaattggTGGATCAGGGGAAGTACACAGttgttgaaatcaaagagaaGGgacaattggaaaaatttggaagaCTAAGATGGACAGTATTAAAAGATTttataaaattgaaatgtCCCAAGCTATTGAGATTACAAGAAAGACAATTTTTGCGACAACAAGACGAAGTTTCTTTACTCAACGAATCTATGGACACGTTGAAGATATCGGAAGGTGATAATTCCAACGGGAGCTCAAATAGCGGCGCGTACATGAATGGTGGTTCTCGATCATCAATCAATAACACAAGAGAATTCTACGTGGGGGTTTATGAAGATCACGAAGAGGCAGCCTTGTTGAAGCTTGAGTTACCAGACGACCAACTGAAAGAATTCAATGAACACCTGCAAAATACTTCGACACTCAGTGGAAATGCCTCTGCTCCAGAAGAGAATAATGATACAAAATACTTCAAAGTTAGCACTATCGTGTATAATGCTATTGTCGGGTTCCACGATAAAGAACTGTCAGATCTTACATTCGAATCCCTACAAGATCAGGAATACTCACTGGGGTATAAGATTCATGTCATGGAACTGCCGCCATTTGACGAAGACGAATTCGAAAATCAGCAACAGCATTACTGA
- the SKDI09G1090 gene encoding uncharacterized protein (similar to Saccharomyces cerevisiae YIL054W), translating into MALTRTMLVRATWVLPRHAPVVRQTEKSVTFFARAPHLRAPGNRKILIVRFSYGNHHHHHHHRYSCYHYQHHNSSKAVNYCYVIFYYFSLTFSFVFF; encoded by the coding sequence ATGGCCCTCACCAGGACCATGCTTGTTCGGGCCACTTGGGTCTTACCCCGCCACGCACCAGTAGTGAgacaaacagaaaaatcGGTGACATTTTTCGCGCGCGCACCGCACCTGCGTGCGCCTGGTAATCGTAAAATTCTCATTGTCCGGTTTTCTTATGggaatcatcatcatcatcaccatcaccgCTACTCATGCTATCATTATCAACACCATAATTCTTCTAAGGCTGTtaattattgttatgtgatcttttattatttctcACTCACCTTTTcctttgtcttcttttga
- the GPP1 gene encoding glycerol-1-phosphatase RHR2 (similar to Saccharomyces cerevisiae HOR2 (YER062C) and RHR2 (YIL053W); ancestral locus Anc_7.243) has translation MPLTTKPLSLKINAALFDVDGTIIISQPAIAAFWRDFGKDKPYFDAEHVIHISHGWRTYDAIAKFAPDFADEEYVNKLEGEIPEKYGEHSIEVPGAVKLCNALNALPKEKWAVATSGTRDMAKKWFDILKIKRPEYFITANDVKQGKPHPEPYLKGRNGLGFPINEQDPSKSKVVVFEDAPAGIAAGKAAGCKIVGIATTFDLDFLVEKGCDIIVKNHESIRVGKYDAETDEVELIFDDYLYAKDDLLKW, from the coding sequence ATGCCTTTGACCACTAAACCTTTGTCCTTGAAAATCAACGCCGCCCTATTCGATGTTGACGGTACCATTATCATCTCCCAACCTGCTATTGCTGCTTTCTGGAGAGACTTCGGTAAGGACAAGCCTTACTTCGATGCCGAACATGTCATCCATATCTCCCACGGTTGGAGAACCTACGATGCCATTGCTAAGTTCGCTCCAGACTTTGCTGATGAAGAGTACGTCAACAAGCTAGAAGGTGAAATCCCAGAAAAGTACGGTGAACACTCTATTGAAGTTCCAGGCGCCGTCAAGTTGTGTAACGCTTTGAACGCCTTgccaaaggaaaaatggGCTGTTGCCACCTCTGGTACCCGTGACATGGCCAAGAAATGGTTCGAcatcttgaaaatcaagagaCCAGAATACTTCATCACCGCCAATGACGTCAAACAAGGTAAGCCTCACCCAGAACCATACTTGAAGGGTAGAAACGGTTTGGGTTTCCCAATCAACGAACAAGACCCATCAAAGTCCAAGGTCGTTGTCTTTGAAGATGCTCCAGCTGGTATTGCCGCCGGTAAAGCCGCTGGCTGTAAGATTGTTGGTATCGCTACCACTTTCGATTTGGACTTCTTGGTGGAAAAGGGTTGTGACATTATTGTCAAGAACCACGAATCCATCAGAGTCGGCAAATACGATGCCGAAACCGATGAAGTCGAATTGATCTTTGATGACTACTTATATGCTAAGGATGACTTGTTGAAATGGtaa
- the RPL34B gene encoding 60S ribosomal protein eL34 (similar to Saccharomyces cerevisiae RPL34A (YER056C-A) and RPL34B (YIL052C); ancestral locus Anc_7.237): MAQRVTFRRRNPYNTRSNKIKVVKTPGGILRAQHVKKLATRPKCGDCGSALQGISTLRPRQYATVSKTHKTVSRAYGGSRCANCVKERIVRAFLIEEQKIVKKVVKEQTEAAKKSEKKAKK; encoded by the exons ATGGCTCAACGTGTTActttcagaagaagaaatccaT ACAACACCCGTTCTAACAAAATCAAGGTTGTTAAGACCCCAGGTGGTATCTTGCGTGCCCAACACGTTAAGAAGTTAGCTACTAGACCAAAGTGTGGTGACTGTGGTTCTGCTCTACAAGGTATCTCCACTTTGAGACCAAGACAATACGCTACTGTCTCCAAGACCCATAAGACTGTTTCCAGAGCTTACGGTGGTTCCAGATGTGCCAACTGTGTCAAGGAAAGAATCGTCAGAGCTTTCTtgattgaagaacaaaagattGTTAAGAAGGTCGTCAAGGAACAAACTGAGGCCGCTAAGAAGTCTGAAAAGAAGGCTAAGAAATAA
- the MMF1 gene encoding isoleucine biosynthesis protein MMF1 (similar to Saccharomyces cerevisiae HMF1 (YER057C) and MMF1 (YIL051C); ancestral locus Anc_7.238), whose amino-acid sequence MFLRNSILRTTPTLKRGITTLTPVSTKLAPPAAASYSQAMKANSFVYVSGQIPYTAANKPVQGSISDKAEQVFQNVKNILAESNSSLDNIVKVNVFLADMKNFAEFNSVYAKYFHTHKPARSCVGVASLPLNVDLEMEVIAVEKN is encoded by the coding sequence ATGTTTCTAAGAAATTCCATTTTGAGGACTACTCCAACCTTAAAGAGAGGTATAACAACCTTAACCCCTGTCAGCACCAAGCTGGCTCCACCTGCTGCGGCCTCTTATTCTCAGGCCATGAAGGCGAACAGCTTCGTGTACGTGTCTGGTCAAATCCCATATACCGCTGCAAACAAGCCCGTCCAAGGTTCTATCTCTGACAAGGCGGAAcaagttttccaaaatgtCAAAAATATCTTAGCTGAAAGTAACTCTTCTTTGGACAACATCGTCAAAGTCAACGTATTCTTGGCTGACATGAAAAACTTTGCCGAATTCAATTCAGTGTACGCCAAGTACTTTCACACTCATAAGCCTGCAAGATCCTGTGTCGGTGTTGCTTCCTTACCATTGAACGttgatttggaaatggaaGTTATTGCGGTTGAGAAGAATTGA